AACAAGACTACATACTTGTTTTTTCCAATGTTGTTAAACAACCAACCTGAACTTGGCTCTGAGTGGATCATCTTAGGCCACATGCTTGTCCTTGAACCTCTCATTTGGCAATGGGGGTAATCCCTGGGAGGGGGGTgaatcctctcctcccccttctttgCCTCCACTTTGGTCCTCAGGTTTAAGTGGATTCTCCTTCAGGAATGTGAAGAGACGCCGATGCGGACATCAAAGCTGACACGTGGCAACATCGATATACTCACAGCCGTACTGTGCTGTTCACGTGGTCTTGCATAGAAGCTGCCATTTAAAAAACATGGTGTCAAGAAGAGGCCTCCGCATTTTGCCATCAGAGTGGCATTCAGGCTTCACATATCACGACGCATGACCTCCACGTGTCTTTGGGGCATTGGATGCTATGCACAGAAAGGAGAAATGCTTTCCCATTAGGAACATTACAGATCTGTTTGTGATGGAGCGGTTAGAAGTGGGAAGTGAGGTTGAAGATAGTTGGGTGGGTAGACTTGTTGGAACATTTTCAAGTAGATAAAACATTATCTCATGCCCATGTACAtgtgcccttccccctcctcaatGAAATGCTCTTTCTTGCCATGAAGGCAAAGATTCTTTTCGACTCTTGACCCCCAGATCGTGTTCCCACTGGAGACCTAAGCTACCACTGCTGCTCTTCCAGGCTTGAGGGTGGACCAGAGTCTTTTCTAATTCTCAGTCATTAGTCTAAATAGACTGGAATGCTGAACCGGCTTGACTGGGGGAttaggaaaagcagaaagaattAAACACAAGgggttttaaaaatagatataagaTATGGCTGCTTGTCCTGGTCTTTCTCAGTGGGCCCattgctgccccctggtggccaacaCTCTTTTCCCCTGTAGCTGCCTCTTGACCTGTAGGCGTTTTGCAGTCCAGGCCCCAGTCTCTTTTCTCTGTGTCCAGTCACTACTTTCTGCCTCATGAGCTACATTTTCTCTAGATGATTAATAGGAGGAATGTCCACTCCCTTCGGGGACTTTCCCATCCTCAATTCCTTTTTAGTCTAGGCATTAGATCACAATATTCCCAGGGCAGTAAACGCAAAGCATGGGTAGCTCTAGGCAATGGTCTCCTACACTTCCTGCTACTATTTATAAATGATAAGAGAACCAGGTGGAGAGCATGActtagcctaaaaaaaaaaaaatgcttgcccGGGGCAGAATGGTAGGCACCAGTGGCATGATAAATTTGGCATTTATGGGTAGGTGCATAATTTGCACTCGAACAGATGGccactaactttatttttttattttttatttttttttaaatttctttattgattaaggtgtcacatatttgtcctcatccccccattcccatcccccccctccccacgcatgccccaaccccctgtagaacttaaccgttggataggctcatatgcatgcacacaagtcctttggttgaactctccccctccccccaccctcccctatcctccctccgaggcccgatagtccgatcgatatctccttgcttctggttctgttcttgttcatcagtctatgttgttcatcatttcccctagatgagcaagatcatatgtcactagatatatacttatgagaactgaatgtgagatgggcaataatagttatgctgacaggcagatggatcagtctgtagtgagtttctttctggaccaacagttctattgagacccaatttcaatgtccaccagttccttatgtgtacatgtcagcactgacccctcagctctggatggtggacaaatggtggtaacggaggtctgactccctctggtttggtctcggctggacccaggggcacggcttcacccggactaaggggcacgtggcctcacccgggtctagggacacatggtctcacccggacccagggacgcttggcctctcccagacccaggggcacgtggcctcacccgggcctaggtgcacgaggcctcacccggatccagggacacatggtctcacccggacccagggacgcttgggctctcccagacccaggggcacgtggcctcacctgggcctaggtgcacgaggcctcacccggatccagggacacatggtctcgcccagacccaggggtgtgtggcctctctcagacccaggggcacgtggcctcgcctggacctaggtgcacgaggcctcacccgcatccagggacacatggtctcacccggacccagggacgcttggcctctcccagacccaggggcacgtggccacacctggacctaggtgcgagaTGGCCACTAACTTTAAACAATAGAGGATGGTTTGGAAAGAGCAATGCCAGACAGACCAGCCTGGCTGTATGCAAGTGAAGCTTTCAGGCACACCTTAGGCATAACCATGTACCTGCAGTGACAGACACTCTGAATCCTAGTGGAGATCCATGATCCATAAATCATAGGAGATCTGTCTAGTGTCATTGCACAACCATTGGTTTGAGCACTTGTTCCCTGGTGGAGGATCCTAAGATGACTCGGAGAGGATCCCTGGTCTAGTGGGGAGGGCTGACTGGTAAACACAGCATCGCAGTACAGTAGGGTTCATGTGATAATGGAGAAGTGATTAAAGTACCAGAGGTGTAAAGCCAGGGGACAACATTAGCTGCTGGGGTCAGCTGAGGCAGGTTCCCAGTGAAGCCATCCTTCAGAACAGAGAGAGGAGCAGAATGAACCCCACCTCCTCCATTCACTAGTTGCCCCAATGATCCCCCTGTTGTCCAGCCAGACCTATGTTGTCCAGCTGTGGCCTATGCCCCCAGCTCCAGGGCTGTTCTAATCAACCAATTATTGGTAGTGGTTGTGCAAAGGAAATGCTGGTGGCTAGTATGGAGGGGGTTCAATTCTCCCTCCATATCTCCATCAACATCTCCACCAGCCCCCAAAGGAACTTACAATATAAGTAAAAATTGTGTGCCTTTTCTGCAAACGCAGCTTAAGTACACAGTCCTTCCCACCAGATAGCTCCCAAATTCCTCCTAAGTCCTGTGAGCTTTCCTCCAGTGGACTCCTTCTGTAAAAAGTCAAATCCTTTCCCCTTTAAGTGTGTCAGGCAGGTTGGAAGCTTTCAAAGGCGGTCTGCTAGGGAATGTAAGGAATAAACAAGcggaaataaatattagaaaaggaagagaataagCATTGTCATCCATAGAGCAGAAAACTCagataactttatttatttttaaaaaaatatattttattgattttttacagagaggaagagagagggatagagagttagaaacatcgatgagagagaaacatcgatcagctgcctcctgcacccccccccccctccccactggggatgtgcccacaaccaaggtacatgcccttgaccagaattgaacctgggacccttgagtccgcaggccgacttaCAGGTTTCggcaactttatttatttatgtatttacgtatttatttttagagaaaacggagaggagagggaaagagcgaAATATGTATGTGAGAGCAAAACTTCACTTGGCTGCCtactacacgccccccactggggattgaacctgcaacccaggcatgtgcccttgaccagaatggaacctgggacccttcagtctgcaggccgatgctctatccactgagccaaaccagctaggtctattctcacattctttttttctttttcttttttttttttattaaggtattatatgtatacatatcttaccattgccaccccccaccccactcccatatatgccctcaccccccagagttttgcatccgttggttatgcttatatgcatgcatacaagtcctttgattgatctcttatctcccccacctctccctaactttccccctgtaattttgacagtctgtttgatgctttactgtctctgtatctatctttttgttcaagtttataatgttctttattacccataaatgagtgagatcatgtggtatttttctttcattgactggcttatttcacttaacataatgttctccaattccatcaggttgctgcaaatgctgagaattccttcttttttatggcagcatagtattccattgtgtagatgtaccacagttttctgatccagtcatctgctgacgggcacctaggctgtttctaaatcttagctatggtgaattgtgctgctatgaacataggggtgcatatatcctttctgattggtgtttctagtttcttcgaatatattcccaggagtgggattactgggtcaaatgggagttccattttcagttttttgaggaaactccatactgttctccacagtggttgcaccagtctgcattcccaccagcagtgcacgagggttcctttttctccgcatcctcaccaacacttgtcatttgttgatttgttgatgatagccattctgaccggtgtgagatggtaccgcattgttgttttgatttgcatctctcagataattagtgacgttgagcatgttttcatgtgtctcttggccttccttctgtcttcttttgaaaagcttctatttaggtctgttgcctatttttttattggatcatttatcttccttttattaagttgtataagctgcctgtagatgttggagatcaaacctttatcagtgatgccatttgcaaatatgttctcccatgcagtaggccttcttgttgttttgttgatggtttcttttttttttttaaatttctttattgattaaggtatcacatatttgtcctcgtccccccatttccatcccacccccctccccacacaagcccccacccccctgttgtccttaaccactggttgggctcatatgtctgcactattgatggtttcttttgctgtgaaaaagctttttattttgatgtagtcccatttgttaattttctctttagcttccattgccctaggggcagtgtcagtgaagaatttcttttggcatatgtctgagattttgctgcctgtggattgctctagtatttttatggtttcccgtcttatgtttaagtcctgtatccattttgagtttatttttgtgtatggcgtaagttggtgatcaagcttcatttttttgcatgtatctgtccaattttcccaacaccatttattgaagagactgtctttttttttttatttctttattgattaaggtgtcacatatttgtcctcatccccccattcccatcccccccctccccacgcatgccccaaccccctgttgaacttaaccgttggataggctcatatgcatgcacacaagtcctttggttgaattctccccctccccccaccctcccctatcctccctctgaggcccgatagtccccttgatgcctccttgcttctggttctgttctcattcctcagtctatgttgttcatcatttcccctagatgagcgagatcatatgtcactagatatatacttatgagaactgaatgtgagacgagctataatagttatgctgacaggcagatggattagtctgtagtgagtttctttctggaccaacagtccttttgagacccaatttcaatgtccaccagttccttatgtgtacatgtcagcactgacccctcagctctggatggtggacaaatggtggtaacggaggtccgactccctctggtttggtctcggccggacccaggggcacggcttcacccggactaaggggcacgtggcctcacccggatctagggacacatagtctcacccggacccagggacgcttgggctctcccaggggcacgtggcttcccccgggcctaggtgcacgaggccccacccggatccagggacacatggtctcacccggacccagggacgcttgggctctcccagacccaggggcacgtggcctcatccaggcctaggtgtacgaggcctcacccggatccagggacacatggtctcgccccgacccaggggtgcgtggcctctcttagacccaggggcacgtggcctcacctggacctaggtgcacgaggcctcacccggatccagggacacatggtctcacccggacccaggtgcgcttggcctcccccagacccaggggcacgtggcctcacccaggcctaggtgcatgaggcctcacccggatctagggacacatggtctcacccagacccagggacgcttggcctctcccagacccaggggcacgtggcctcacccgggcctaggtgcacgaggcctcacccagatccagggacacatggtcgaagagactgtcttgactccattgtaagttcatccctcctttgtcaaatattaattgagcatagtggtttgggtcaatatctggattctctattctgttccactgatctatatgtctgttcttgtgccagtaccaggctgttttgagaacagtggctttgtaatacagcttgaaatctggtattgagatccctcctactttattcttctttctcaggattgctgtggctattcggggtctttttttattccagatgaatttttggagagttctttcaaggtctgtgaaatatgccattggtattttaatggggagtgcattgaatctatagattgctttgggtagtatggacattttaatgatgttgattctaccaatccatgaacatggtatgttcttccatctgtttacgtcttcctctatctcttttttcagtgtcctgtagttttccgtgtataggtcttttacctccttagttaagtttattcctaggtatcttaatttttttggtgcgatggtaaatggaaatgcctttttagtctctctgtctgtaagttcactattggtgtatagaaaggccatagatttctttgcgttaattttgtatcctgctacattgccaaattcatttattaagtctattagtcttttgacggagtctttcggattttttatgtacaatatcatgtcgtctgcaaataaagacagctttacttgttcttttccaatttggatgccttttatttcttcttcttgtctaattgcaatggctaatacttccagtactatgtcaaacaggagtggtgagagtgggcatccctgtcttgttcctgttcttaggggaaatgtttttagtttttgtccattgagtatgatgtttgctgtgggtttatcatatatagcttttattatgttgaggtatgagccttctattcccaccttgttgagagtttttatcaagaaagggtgttggattttgtcaaatgccttttctgcatcaattgatatgactatgtgatttttatctctcaatttgtttatgtgatgtatcacgtttattgatttgcggatattgtaccatccttgcattcctgggataaatcctacttggtcatggtgtatgatctttctgatgtactgctggagtcgatttgctagaattttgttgaggattttggcatctatgttcatgagggatattggtctgtaattctctttcattgtgttgtctttatttggttttggtattagggtgatgctggcttcatagaaggagcttggaagtgttccttcctcttgaattttttggaatagtctgaggaggataggttttagttcttccttgaatgtttggtaaaactctcctgtgaagccatcaggccccgggcttttgtttgccggaagctttttgatgactgcttcaatttcatccatagttattggcctattgagctctttagattcttcttgattgatttttggaaggttatatttttctaggaatatgtccatttcctccaggttgtccagtttgttggaatagagttgttcgtagtattttgtaacaatcctttgtatctcagtggggtctgttgttatttcacctctttcatttctgattttgtttatttgggtcctctctcttgcttcttggtgagcctggctagaggcccatcaatcttgtttatcctttcaaagaaccagctcttggttttgttgatcttttgtattgtttctttggtctctatgtcatttatctccgctctgatctttgttatttccttccttctggttacactgggcttttcttgctgctctttttctagctctttgagttgtagggttaagtaatttattaccattgtttcttgttttttgcaataggcttgtagagctatgaacttccctctcaagactgctttcgctgtgtcccatagattttggattgttgtgttttcattgtcatttgttgccatgatgttttttatttcttccttgatctctctggtgacccagtcatggtttaatagcatgctgtttagtctccatgtgtttgatttctttggattgtatttattgtagttgatttccagttttatgccactgtgatctgagaagatgcttgatataatttctatcttcttgaatttgaagagactttgcctgtgacccagcatatggtctatctttgaaaatgacccatgtgcacttgagaagaatgtatattctgtggctttggggtgaaatgttctaaagatgtcaattaattccatctggtctagtgattaatttaggattgctgtttctttgctgattttttgtttagaggatttgtccagtggtgatagtggggtattaaagtctcctactatgattgtattgctattaatctctcccttgaaatcttccaggagtttttttatgtatttgggtgctcctatattgggagcgtatatgtttaccagaattatttcttcttgttggatttctccctttagtattatgaagtggccgtttttatctcttgttatggcatttactttgaggtctattttgtcagatataagtattgctaccccagcttttttttcatttccatttgcctgaaagatatttttccatcccttcactttcaatctgtgtgagtctcttgttctgaggtgggtctcttgtagacagcatatatatgggtcgtgtttttttatccattcagctactcgatatcttttgattggagcatttagtccatttacatttaaagatattactgaaaggtatttgtttgtggtcatatctatttttgtgtctatattctttcttacctgtttatttcttctttttacagtattccctttagcaattcttgcattgctggtttggtggtgataaactccttaagcctttttttatctgcaaagctcctgacttccccttcaattttgattgatagtcttgctggatatagtattcttggattcagtcctttgctttgcaacactttgtatacctccgtccattcacttctagcttgttgtgtttctgttgagtaatcatttgacaatctgatgggtgttcctttgtaggtaactctctgtctctctcttgccgcctttaagattctctctttatcatttatatttgccattgaaattatgacatgtcttggtgtgggtcttttggggttgatcctgcttgggactctctgtacttgcgtaacttttatctttcccatatctgggaagttttctgtcattatttctttaaataaattttctaatccctgctgctcttcttgtccttctggcagccctattatacgcatgttacttcgtttcatgttgtcccgaagctcccttaggctttcctcctgctttttaattcttttctccaattgctgttcagattgagcttgtttctgtacctgatcttctaactcactaattcggtcctctgtttcttgtagtctactgttgaaactttccatggtgtttttgattgtagctatatcacttttcatttcttcctgattcttgcataagttgtttattttctcatccatccgatgtataaattccacgaccattactctaaactccttttcggtcatgttgcaagcttcagtttcactgatttcctttcttggcgactccacattttctttcctctgggagttatttcgtttccccattctggctatcaccagaaagctcaagcttctgtttgcgtggacctgggccgtgtgctgtggggacttcgctccacccgagtttcactgaagtgctctgacactaggacgtgtggctgcctttggttggtgggaaccagacttgcccagagtcagtgtccccagtgttccgtgtggtctcgtgtgcacacttagaatcagggaccctgtctgcaccacactgttggtatgtgccgaaaatgagatccttagcatgtgccgggtgtcagagtttccctgtgtctgcaccaagactagagtgtcagagtctctgttgccttgtgcggtttcttgttgagactcagggtccctgtgtgtgcatgcaccaacaattggggtcgctggctcttagtgtgaatgcgctgtgggtcagggatcccaggcagctgtgtccagcgtgccaaattccctgaagtggagctgcgtcctgtgtgtgctctctctactgagccaaaccggctagggcggacactcttaatttcctgaaggtgagctggctccgttcactctactggagtcccggaaggggggcggagtctgtcctgcgcgccaggaaagcccctctgtgcaagcactaagattccccgaagggagagctgtgaccccgcaagccaaattcccccaaattctccgaaggggagccctctgtgcacactgacagatttccccaacagggagctgattctgtcCCAcacgcgccaaattccctgagggggagtgagtccctgcgcaaagctctgcggcttgggcgagaggcggatctatcagttaaaatggcgctgtctgcgcacctgcagggagggggataggctctttgactcacggaattctgccgggacgtctggattcttgttgtttgttggtctgaagctgtgatagcagttctctgtccccagtggctgcagggtcctggtttgtgtcagaagccaggatctgagtctcaggctgctgtgtttctcaagatggcgtggtctccgcgtccctATTCTCACATTCTTGATGAGAGTGACTTGAATTGGAGTTATAAATCACAATTCTTTCCTAATTTTTTCAACTAGATTAAATCTTGGCTTCCTTCATATGAATGGGATTACTTTGAAAACGTCACCGGCACACCACCCACAGAAAAAGATTATAGCCTCTGTCTCATGGACACTGAGACACTCAATAGGCATGCTGTGGTCGTCATCTATGCCCTTTTCTTCCTGCTGAGCCTGCTGGGAAACTCCCTGGTAATGCTGGTCATTTTATACAGCCGGGCCAGCTGCTCTGTCACTGATGTCTACCTGCTGAACCTGGCCATGGCTGACCTGCTTTTTGCCCTGACCTTGCCTATCTGGGCCACTTCCAAGGCAAAGGGCTGGATCTTTGGCACACCCCTGTGCAAGGTGGTCTCACTCCTGAAGGAAGTCAACTTCTACAGTGGAATTCTACTACTGGCCTGCATTAGCGTGGACCGCTACCTGGCCATTGTTCATGCCACACTCACTCTGACTCAGAAGCGGCACTGGGTCAAGTTCATATGCTTAGGCATCTGGGCTCTATCTCTGATCCTGTCCCTGCCCATCTTCGTCTTACGTAAAGCCTATCAACCACCTTTATCCAGCCCAGGTGCTATGAAGACCTGAGTGACAGTACAACTAAATGGCTCATGGTAATGcgggccctgccccagacctttggcttcctcctgccactgctggtcaTGCTGTTCTGCTATGGGCTCACCCTGCGCACACTGTTTCAGGCCCAA
This Eptesicus fuscus isolate TK198812 chromosome 11, DD_ASM_mEF_20220401, whole genome shotgun sequence DNA region includes the following protein-coding sequences:
- the LOC103289406 gene encoding LOW QUALITY PROTEIN: C-X-C chemokine receptor type 2 (The sequence of the model RefSeq protein was modified relative to this genomic sequence to represent the inferred CDS: inserted 2 bases in 2 codons; substituted 1 base at 1 genomic stop codon), whose translation is MDTETLNRHAVVVIYALFFLLSLLGNSLVMLVILYSRASCSVTDVYLLNLAMADLLFALTLPIWATSKAKGWIFGTPLCKVVSLLKEVNFYSGILLLACISVDRYLAIVHATLTLTQKRHWVKFICLGIWALSLILSLPIFVLRKAYQPPLSSPXCYEDLSDSTTKWLMVMRALPQTFGFLLPLLVMLFCYGLTLRTLFQAQMGQKHRAMQVIFAIVLVFLLCWLPYNLVLLSDTLMRIGMIKETCVCXNDIGRALGATKILGFLHSCLNPLIYAFIGQKFCHGLXKIMAIHGLISKEFLTKESRPSFVGSSSRNTSTIL